A window of Microbacterium hominis genomic DNA:
TGCACGGTGCCGACCTCGTTGTTCGCGTAGCCGATGCTCACGACGGCGGTGTCGGCGCGGAGCGCCGCGCGCAGGGCGTCGAGGTCGATCCGCGCATCCGGGCCGACGGCGACGCGCGTGGCGTCGAAGCCGTGGAAGCGCTCCAGGAAGGCGACGGACTCGAGGACCGACTCGTGCTCGATCGGCGTCGTGACGACGTGGCGGTGCTCGCCCGGCATCCACGACCCCAGCGCGATCCCCTTGACCGCGAGATTATTGGCCTCGGTGCCGCCCGAGGTGAAGACGATGTCCCCGGCGCGCAGGCCCAGGATGCGCGCCACACGCGAGCGTGCACCGGCCAGCGCCTCGGCGGCCGCCTCGCCGACGGTGTGGTGGCTCGACGGATTGCCGAACCACCGCGTGAGATACGGCGCCATCGCCTCGAGCACCTCCGGACGGACCGCGGTCGTTGCGGCGTTGTCGAGGTAGAGCATGCTCATGCGCGCGCCTCCGCGGCGGTCAGGGTGCCTCGATGCGCACATCGAGACCGAGGTCGAGCGCCGCGGCCGAGTGGGTGAGGGCCCCCACCGAGATGACGTCGACGCCGGTCTCGGCGATTGCCCGGACCGTCGCGAGCGAGACGCCGCCGGAGGCCTCGACGTTGGCACGTCCGGCGATGCGCTCGACACCCGTGCGCAGGTCGTCGAGGGAGAAGTTGTCGAGCATGATCGTGTCGACGCCCGCTGCGAGCACCATGTCGATCTGGTCGAGCCGGTCGACCTCGACCTCGACGTGCGTCGTGTGCGGCAGGCGTGCGATGGCGCCCTGCAGCGCCGCCGTCACCGACAGGCCCCGGCGGGCGAGCACGGCGAGGTGGTTGTCCTTGGCCATCACGGCGTCGGACAGCGAGTAGCGGTGATTGTGGCCGCCGCCGTTGACCACCGCGTGCCGCTCGAAGGCGCGCAGACCGGGCGTGGTCTTGCGGGTGTCGGCGATGCGCGCGCCGGTGTGGGCGACCTCGGCGACGTAGCGGGCGGTGAGCGTCGCGATCCCCGACATGCGCTGCACGAAGTTCAAGCCCACGCGCTCGGCGGTCAGCACGGCCCGCGCCGGGCCGGTGACGACGGCGAGCACGTCGCCGGGTCGGAACCACTCGCCGTCCTCGACGATCCGCTGCACCTCGACGCGCGGGTCGGTGAGCCGGAAGGCTGCCGCGAACACATCGGCGCCGCTGAAGATCCCCTCCTCGCGCGCGACCAGGTCGGCGCGGGCGACGGCGGACTCGACGATGAGCGTCTCGCTGGTGAGGTCGCCCCACGGCGCGTCCTCCTCGAGGGCGGCGGAGACGACACGGTCGATGGTGGAGCGGGTCAGCATGCGAGGGCCTCTCGGGCGGTCGGTGCGGCGGCGGGGTCGGCGGCAGCGCGGGGGAGGTGCGGTGCGCTGCTCCTGAGGATCGGGCCGGACGCGGCTGCCGTCGCCGCGGATGGCGCGGGCAGCGGCGATTCCTCAGGAGTTGCGCGCGGGTCGTCGGAGCGGAAGTGGGCGCCCACCGACGTGCGGCGCGCGATGGCGGCGTCGACGAGGCGGTCGGCGACCAGCAGCAGGTTCTCGTCCTCGAATGCGCGCTCGGTGCGCGGTGCGCGGGTCTCCTGCCGCCAGGCCCGCAGCACGGCGGCGGCGTGCGAGAGGCCGGCGCCGTCGCGCACGAGACCGGCCCTCTCCCACATCAGGTGCTGCAGCGCCGTGCGCGTGAAGGGCGGTGCGTCGACGTGCGCGTCGGCGGCCGGTGCAGCGGCGGCGCCCTCCGGTGCGGCGCCCTCCCGTGCGGCGTCGGCCGGCGGGGCGTCGGCCGTGTCGGGATCGCCGCCCGGGGAGGCGACGTGCGGCCACCGGCCCGACGCGGCGTCGGCGGCGATCGCGTCGCCCGCGCGCGAGCCGAAGACGGCGCCCTCGAGGAGCGAATTGGATGCCAGGCGATTGGCCCCGTGCACGCCGGTGCGCGCCGTCTCGCCGACGGCGTACAGGCCCGGGATGGTCGTGCGGCCGTCGAGGTCGGTGACGATGCCGCCCATGAGGTAGTGCGCCGCGGGGGTCACCGGGATCGGATCGAGCGCCCAGTCGAAGCCCCGCTCGCGCACCGCGCGATCGATCGTGGGGAAGCGCTCGGCGAGGAAGCGCGCCCGATCGGCGGGCTCGGCCGCGTGCAGGTGCGTGGCATCCAGGCGCACGGGCCGGCCGCCCTGGGCCTCCATCGCGTCGGCGATCGAGCGGGCCACGACGTCGCGCGGCGCCAGCTCGCCCGCGGGGTGCGCGTCGAGGGCGAATCTGCGCCCGCGGTCGTCGATGAGCGTCGCGCCCTCCCCGCGCACGGCCTCGGAGACCAGGAACGAATCGCGCGCGGCGCCCGCTCCGTCGCCGCCGGGCAGCACGGTGGGGTGGAACTGGAAGAACTCCAGGTCGGCGACCGCGGCACCGGCGCGGATGGCGGCCGCGATGCCGTCGCCCGTGGCGACCTCGGGGTTGGTCGAGTGGGCGTACAGCTCGCCCGCACCCCCCGTCGCCAGCACGACCGCGTCGGCGGCGATGCCCTCGCGGCGGCCGGGCGCGGCATCCGTCTCGCCCACGATCAGGTCCACGCCGGCGGCGCGACCCGCCTCGACCACCAGATCGACCAGGAACGCGTGCTCGATGACGCGCACGTCGCTCATGCGCAGACGCTCCACGAGGGCCTTCTCGATCGCGGTGCCGGTGGCGTCGCCGCCGGCGTGCAGGATGCGCGGGTACGAGTGGGCCGCTTCGAGTCCCTTCACGAACGCGCCGTCGGCGGCGCGGTCGAACTCCACGCCCAGCGCGACCAGCTCCGCGATGCGCGCAGGGCCCTCCTCGGCGAGCACCCGCACCGCGTCGCGGTCGTTGAGGCCGGCGCCGGCTGCCAGCGTGTCGGCGATGTGGTCGGCGATCCGGTCGTCTGCGAACGTGACGCCGGCGATGCCGCCCTGCGCGTAGCGGGTGTTGGCGTGCTCGAGCACGTCCTTGGTCACCAGCGTGACGCGGCAGCCGCTCTCGACGGCGTGGAGGGCGGTGAGCAGCCCCGCGATGCCGCTGCCGACGACGACCGCGTGCGGGGAGGCTGCGGGGGCTGTCACGAGGCGTTCTCCCAGGCGGCGGCGGGGGCTGCCGGGGGCTTGGCGGCGAGCATCCGCTCGAGCGCGACGCGAGCGGGGTCGGCCACATCGGCGGGGACGGTGATGCGGTTGACGACCTCGCCCGCCACGAGCCGCTCCAGGACCCACGCGAGGTAGCCGGGGTGGATGCGGTACATCGTGGAGCAGGGGCAGACGACCGGGTCGAGGCAGAAGATCTCGTGCTGCGGATGCTGCGCCGCCAGGCGCTGCACGAGGTTCACCTCCGTGCCGATGGCGAAGGTGGTCGGCTCGGTCGCCGCCTCGATCGCCTTGCGGATGTAGTCGGTGGAGCCGGACTCGTCGGCGGCGTCGACGACCTCCATCGGGCACTCGGGGTGCACGATCACCCGCACCCCCGGGTGCTCGGCGCGGGCCTTGTCGATCTGATCGACCGTGAACCGGCGGTGCACGGAGCAGAACCCGTGCCACAGGATCACGCGCGCATCGGCCAGCGTCGTCGCGTCCGAGCCTCCGAAGGGCTTGCGCGGGTTCCACATCGGCATCTGCTCCAGCGGCACGCCCATGGTCTTGGCGGTGTTGCGGCCGAGGTGCTGGTCGGGGAAGAACAGCACGCGACGCCCCCGCGCGAACGCCCACTCCAGCACCGTGCGCGCGTTCGACGAGGTGCAGACGATCCCGCCGTGTCGGCCGACGAATCCCTTGATGGCCGCGGAGGAGTTCATGTACGTGACCGGCACCACCGGCACCAGGCCCTCGGCGTCGACGGCATCCATGTCGCCGTAGACCTCCTCGAGCTGCTCCCAGCACTCCTCGACCTGGTCGATGTCGGCCATGTCGGCCATCGAGCATCCCGCGGCGAGGTTCGGCAGGATCACGGACTGCTCGGGTCGCGAGAGCAGGTCGGCGGTCTCGGCCATGAAGTGCACACCGCAGAAGACGATGGCTTCGGCGTCGGGGTGCTCGAGCGCGGCATTGGCGAGCTGGAACGAGTCGCCCACGTAGTCCGCGTGGCGCACGACCTCCTCGCGCTGGTAGAAGTGGCCGAGCACGACGACCCGGTCGCCGAGCGCTGCCTTCGCCGCGATGATGCGGGCCTCGAGCTCGGCCTCGGTCGCGTCGCGGTACTCCTGCGGCAGCTCGCCCTGGCGGGGGGAGCCGGTGGGGATGACGTCGCCCATCGACGAGCCGGGACCGTAGCCGGGCCGGGAGTCGAAGGTCCACGGGCCGGCGCCGAGGTCGGTGTTGCAGGTCTCGGCGGTCGATGCGCCCGACAGGATCGCCT
This region includes:
- the nadC gene encoding carboxylating nicotinate-nucleotide diphosphorylase is translated as MLTRSTIDRVVSAALEEDAPWGDLTSETLIVESAVARADLVAREEGIFSGADVFAAAFRLTDPRVEVQRIVEDGEWFRPGDVLAVVTGPARAVLTAERVGLNFVQRMSGIATLTARYVAEVAHTGARIADTRKTTPGLRAFERHAVVNGGGHNHRYSLSDAVMAKDNHLAVLARRGLSVTAALQGAIARLPHTTHVEVEVDRLDQIDMVLAAGVDTIMLDNFSLDDLRTGVERIAGRANVEASGGVSLATVRAIAETGVDVISVGALTHSAAALDLGLDVRIEAP
- the nadB gene encoding L-aspartate oxidase; translated protein: MTAPAASPHAVVVGSGIAGLLTALHAVESGCRVTLVTKDVLEHANTRYAQGGIAGVTFADDRIADHIADTLAAGAGLNDRDAVRVLAEEGPARIAELVALGVEFDRAADGAFVKGLEAAHSYPRILHAGGDATGTAIEKALVERLRMSDVRVIEHAFLVDLVVEAGRAAGVDLIVGETDAAPGRREGIAADAVVLATGGAGELYAHSTNPEVATGDGIAAAIRAGAAVADLEFFQFHPTVLPGGDGAGAARDSFLVSEAVRGEGATLIDDRGRRFALDAHPAGELAPRDVVARSIADAMEAQGGRPVRLDATHLHAAEPADRARFLAERFPTIDRAVRERGFDWALDPIPVTPAAHYLMGGIVTDLDGRTTIPGLYAVGETARTGVHGANRLASNSLLEGAVFGSRAGDAIAADAASGRWPHVASPGGDPDTADAPPADAAREGAAPEGAAAAPAADAHVDAPPFTRTALQHLMWERAGLVRDGAGLSHAAAVLRAWRQETRAPRTERAFEDENLLLVADRLVDAAIARRTSVGAHFRSDDPRATPEESPLPAPSAATAAASGPILRSSAPHLPRAAADPAAAPTAREALAC
- the nadA gene encoding quinolinate synthase NadA, whose translation is MSAVNISLQPRPAVDASVDHAIQAILSGASTAETCNTDLGAGPWTFDSRPGYGPGSSMGDVIPTGSPRQGELPQEYRDATEAELEARIIAAKAALGDRVVVLGHFYQREEVVRHADYVGDSFQLANAALEHPDAEAIVFCGVHFMAETADLLSRPEQSVILPNLAAGCSMADMADIDQVEECWEQLEEVYGDMDAVDAEGLVPVVPVTYMNSSAAIKGFVGRHGGIVCTSSNARTVLEWAFARGRRVLFFPDQHLGRNTAKTMGVPLEQMPMWNPRKPFGGSDATTLADARVILWHGFCSVHRRFTVDQIDKARAEHPGVRVIVHPECPMEVVDAADESGSTDYIRKAIEAATEPTTFAIGTEVNLVQRLAAQHPQHEIFCLDPVVCPCSTMYRIHPGYLAWVLERLVAGEVVNRITVPADVADPARVALERMLAAKPPAAPAAAWENAS